From the genome of Ignavibacteriales bacterium:
AGTGGAATCATGATGCGTCCCTTGACTGGCATTTGCTTTCGTATGATGCTCACCATGGCGTTCAGAAGCTCATCGACAGCCTGCATGCTCTTTACAAGAGCGAACCAGCTCTGTACGAGGTTGATTTCGAGTACCGGGGTTTTGAATGGATCGATTTTCAGGACAGTGCGAGCAGCGTGATTGCGTTTGAACGAAAATCGCTCGATTCCCGCCAACGTGTGGTCGTGGTCTGTAATTTCACGCCTGTTCCGAGATACGGCTATCGTGTCGGCGTTTCAGAGCGGGGCACATACGAGGAACTGCTGAATACTGACTCAGTGTACTTCGGGGGAAGCAATCTGGGCAACAGCGGCCAGCTTGTAACGGAGGATATTCCTTTCCACCATCATCCGGTCTCGGTCACGCTCACACTTCCTCCGTTGAGCGTCTTGTACCTGAAGCAGAAAAAGTAGAGTTCTCTCAGCGGTACTTTCGCGTGACCGGCAGAGCAGTCCGCACCTTGTGGTCCGCACAGCTACTCATCGACACGGTCCGGCTGGTCACGATCGGCTTGATCCTCGCGGAAGACGCCGTTACCCTGATCACAATACCAGCAGCATGAGACTGAAATCCCTGCAACTACTTCAACGGAAGGAATGAACAATGAAGAAGACTCTTTTCATTGTGCTGTCAGTATTTTTTATCAGCGGGTGTGCGATGTTCAAATCGTCATCCGAAGGATCTCCAGCGAAGCCGGATTCGGCGTCGCAGAAGCCCCCCGTGCCGCCGGCGGGAATGAAACCGTATGCGCAGGTCATCACCAAGGAAGCCAAATCCGACACGGGGCTCTTTATTGTTCATCGGATCAAAGAGAAGTTCTTCTTCGAGATTCCCAAGAAAGAGGTCAAAAAGGACTTCCTGCTTGTGTCCACGCAGGCAAAGACGCAAACCGGAATGGGATACGGGGGAGATGCGATCAATGAACAGGTGGTTCGGTGGGAACGTGTAGGAGACCGCATGCTGTTACGGAGCAGAATATTCGCTTCCGTCGCGGCAGACACGCTTCCGGTGGCTGCGAGCGTGAAAAAGGCAACGCTGCCGCCTATCATCATGGCGTTCGATATTCAAGCAGTCAACAAGGATAGTTCAAATGTCGTGATCGATGTGACCGACCTCTTCACAACAGATGTCGCCGAGATGGGTATGAACCGGTTCCAGCGAGAGCAGTTGCGCGTTCGCCGGCTCGATTCAAAGCGTTCATACATCGAATACAGCCGCGCGTTCCCGGATAACATCGAGACGGAAGCAACGGTCACGTTCGATGCCGCTCAGGTCCCGATGGATGCGTCGCTTGCATCCCTGACCATCACCATGCACCATTCAATGGTTCGGTTACCGGAAAAACCTATGATGCCGCGGTTGTCTGATTCACGGGTTGGATTCTTCGGCGTGGCTCTGTATGACTACGGATATGATTCACAACGTGCCGAACAGCGCCGGTATATCGCGCGGTGGCGGCTGGAACCAAAAGATCCCGGAGCGCTTGCCCGCGGCGAGCTCTCTGAGCCGGTGAAGCCGATTACGTTTTTCATAGACCGCGGCACGCCGGACAAATGGAAACCCTGGCTGAAGAAGGGTGTGGAAGACTGGCAGGGGGCATTTGAGAAAGCCGGATTCAAAAACGCTATCATTGCGAAGTACGCACCAAGCGAAAAGGAAGACCCGAATTGGAGCGGTGAGGATGCCCGATACTCGACGATTCGCTGGCTCCCATCCGAGATCGAGAACGCCTATGGCCCGCACGTCAGTGACCCGCGCACCGGCGAGATCCTCGATGCTGATATCGGTTTCTTCCATAATGTGATGAATCTCGCGCGCGATTGGTATTTCGTTCAGGTTGGCAATCTCGATCCCTCAGCGAAAACGCTTCCGTTGCCGGACAGCCTGATGGGCGAGCTTCTTCGTTACATCGCGGCGCACGAAGTCGGACATTCCCTCGGCTTTCCCCATAACTGGAAGGCGACCTCGCAGTACCCGGTCGACAGCCTGCGAAGCGCTTCCTTCACGGCGAGATACGGCAATGAGGCTTCTATCATGGACTACGGGCGCTTCAACTACGTCGCCCAGCCTGGTGACAATGCGCGCCTGATTCCGATGATCGGGCCGTATGACAAGTTTGCAGTTGAATGGGGTTACAAGCCGATCCCCGGCGCAAAGACCCCCGATGAGGAAAAAGTTGAGCTCAACAAGATCGCTTCGAGGCAGGAAAAAGAACCGTATCTGCGGTTTGGGGTTTCAGATGCCAGCGACCCGACGGTTCAGACGGAGGACATGGGTGCAGACCCGGTGGCAGCGACGAAGTATGGCCTGAAGAATATCAACGCCATTGCTGACATGCTGATCAGCGCGACAACAAAAGACGGAGAAGACTACAGCACGCTGAAGGAGGTCTATGGACAACTCCTCGCACAGCGCAGCAGGGAATTTGGTCATGTCGCGAACTATGTCGGTGGTATTGTTCGAACCGAGAAAGTAGCTGGACAGACAGGCGTCATCCATGTCCCTATTGCCCGCGAGAAACAGAAGGAGT
Proteins encoded in this window:
- a CDS encoding zinc-dependent metalloprotease; its protein translation is MKKTLFIVLSVFFISGCAMFKSSSEGSPAKPDSASQKPPVPPAGMKPYAQVITKEAKSDTGLFIVHRIKEKFFFEIPKKEVKKDFLLVSTQAKTQTGMGYGGDAINEQVVRWERVGDRMLLRSRIFASVAADTLPVAASVKKATLPPIIMAFDIQAVNKDSSNVVIDVTDLFTTDVAEMGMNRFQREQLRVRRLDSKRSYIEYSRAFPDNIETEATVTFDAAQVPMDASLASLTITMHHSMVRLPEKPMMPRLSDSRVGFFGVALYDYGYDSQRAEQRRYIARWRLEPKDPGALARGELSEPVKPITFFIDRGTPDKWKPWLKKGVEDWQGAFEKAGFKNAIIAKYAPSEKEDPNWSGEDARYSTIRWLPSEIENAYGPHVSDPRTGEILDADIGFFHNVMNLARDWYFVQVGNLDPSAKTLPLPDSLMGELLRYIAAHEVGHSLGFPHNWKATSQYPVDSLRSASFTARYGNEASIMDYGRFNYVAQPGDNARLIPMIGPYDKFAVEWGYKPIPGAKTPDEEKVELNKIASRQEKEPYLRFGVSDASDPTVQTEDMGADPVAATKYGLKNINAIADMLISATTKDGEDYSTLKEVYGQLLAQRSREFGHVANYVGGIVRTEKVAGQTGVIHVPIAREKQKECMDFLQKEAFRTPTELLRPSILALIEPSGAVDRVLAGQRQLVNILLNNDRMSRLINSAALAKKGDNPYKLSEMLEDLRTGIWSELKSAMVKTDVYRRNLQRTYIDAMGAKLNPPPVIMPVGLPAGFSPAPPASVPGEARALIRTELLDLDATIAASMAKAGDRETKAHLKDSRDQIAKILYPDKSK